The Flavobacterium jumunjinense genome includes a region encoding these proteins:
- the gcvH gene encoding glycine cleavage system protein GcvH: MNIPTNLKYTKDHEWVSIDGDIATVGITDFAQKELGDIVYVEVETLDQTLDRDEVFGTVEAVKTVSDLFLPLTGEIIEFNEALEETPETVNSDPYGGGWMVKIKISDNSQIEDLLSSEDYSALIGA; the protein is encoded by the coding sequence ATGAACATCCCAACTAACTTAAAGTACACAAAAGACCACGAGTGGGTTTCAATTGACGGAGATATCGCTACAGTAGGAATTACAGATTTCGCACAAAAAGAATTAGGTGATATTGTTTATGTTGAAGTTGAAACTTTAGATCAAACTTTAGATCGTGATGAAGTCTTTGGTACAGTTGAAGCAGTTAAAACAGTTTCAGACTTGTTTTTGCCATTAACAGGTGAAATAATCGAGTTTAATGAAGCTTTGGAAGAAACTCCAGAAACAGTAAATTCAGACCCTTATGGAGGCGGATGGATGGTTAAAATTAAAATTTCAGATAATTCACAAATAGAAGACCTTTTGTCAAGTGAAGATTACTCAGCGCTTATTGGAGCGTAA
- a CDS encoding VanZ family protein produces MITIPNKDKIVHFGFYFVFVFCWTNAIKPKLTKSKIKIVFVAVLYGIIIEAFQSMFTKTREADFFDAFANTCGAVTAYFFLEFMKNKS; encoded by the coding sequence ATGATAACAATACCAAATAAAGATAAAATAGTCCATTTTGGTTTCTATTTTGTCTTTGTTTTTTGTTGGACTAATGCTATTAAACCCAAATTAACCAAGAGTAAAATTAAAATAGTTTTTGTAGCTGTATTGTATGGCATAATTATTGAAGCATTTCAGTCAATGTTCACAAAAACACGTGAAGCTGATTTTTTTGACGCTTTTGCGAATACTTGTGGAGCAGTGACGGCTTACTTTTTTTTAGAATTTATGAAAAATAAATCTTAA
- a CDS encoding energy transducer TonB codes for MELKKNPNVDPKRNSRLFFQIGLVAVLLLTYVGIELKSEDPRIEKERFTLTDNLVLDEEDVILTMPPVQALPPPPPPAPEVIQVVEDEIVLEEKKIETTEVEESKPVVVVKASEVGSTGPSIDDIPDEMPFAVIEQIPMFPGCEGIPKNQQMDCFNEKMQAHIKRYFSYPERAAENGSQGQVSVQFLIDKDGVVKDIKVRGRGIKSDAELLEKEAERIISKLPKFTPGKQRGKAVRVKYGLPITFKLQ; via the coding sequence ATGGAATTAAAGAAAAATCCTAATGTAGACCCTAAAAGAAATAGTAGATTGTTCTTTCAGATTGGTCTAGTGGCAGTTTTATTGCTTACTTATGTTGGTATTGAATTAAAATCCGAAGATCCAAGAATAGAAAAAGAAAGATTTACATTGACAGATAACCTTGTGTTGGATGAAGAAGATGTTATTTTAACAATGCCACCTGTTCAGGCATTACCACCACCACCACCACCAGCTCCTGAAGTTATTCAAGTAGTTGAAGATGAAATCGTGTTGGAAGAAAAGAAAATTGAAACGACTGAGGTTGAGGAAAGTAAACCAGTAGTGGTTGTTAAAGCTTCTGAAGTTGGTAGTACAGGTCCTTCTATTGATGATATTCCAGATGAGATGCCATTTGCTGTTATTGAGCAAATCCCAATGTTTCCTGGTTGTGAAGGAATTCCTAAGAACCAACAAATGGATTGTTTTAATGAAAAAATGCAAGCACACATTAAAAGATATTTCAGTTATCCTGAAAGAGCAGCAGAAAACGGATCTCAAGGTCAGGTTTCTGTTCAGTTCTTAATCGATAAAGATGGTGTTGTAAAAGATATTAAGGTTAGAGGAAGAGGAATTAAAAGTGATGCTGAATTGTTAGAAAAAGAAGCAGAAAGAATTATCTCTAAATTACCTAAGTTTACTCCTGGTAAACAAAGAGGAAAAGCGGTAAGGGTTAAATACGGTTTACCTATTACTTTTAAATTACAATAA
- a CDS encoding energy transducer TonB, giving the protein MKKTKNSVIYFQFGLIATMLVALFVLEYSFQDVKKKEVCSFPGSIVEKDFASNEYKIISDPVVNPKPTPKPQIKVVTPQKVVTDFDVKDDEEVIKSNVDVASQDSKAVSDAPVSDTSDANDNGADVVKSKVVEPTFITVEQLPMFKACIGLSRAEQKACFETELSKVVSRHLVYPEDDFDDKKQGRAFVEFVIDEKGNVTNVNSLSNGNATEDMKRAAEKAVKRVPKLIPAQQGKKSVKIKYVIPISFKIN; this is encoded by the coding sequence ATGAAGAAAACAAAAAATAGTGTAATCTATTTTCAGTTTGGTTTAATTGCTACAATGTTGGTAGCTTTGTTTGTTTTGGAATATAGTTTTCAAGATGTGAAAAAGAAGGAGGTTTGTTCTTTTCCTGGTTCAATAGTAGAAAAAGATTTTGCATCTAATGAATATAAAATTATTTCTGACCCAGTAGTAAACCCCAAACCAACACCTAAGCCACAAATTAAAGTTGTAACACCTCAAAAAGTGGTTACTGATTTTGATGTTAAAGATGATGAAGAAGTGATTAAGAGTAATGTAGATGTTGCTTCTCAAGATAGTAAAGCAGTAAGTGATGCGCCTGTTTCAGATACTAGTGATGCAAATGATAATGGTGCAGATGTTGTGAAGTCAAAAGTTGTAGAGCCAACATTTATAACAGTTGAGCAGTTGCCAATGTTTAAAGCGTGTATAGGTTTGAGTAGAGCAGAACAAAAAGCATGTTTTGAAACAGAGTTGTCTAAAGTAGTATCAAGACACTTGGTTTATCCAGAAGATGATTTTGATGATAAAAAACAAGGAAGAGCTTTTGTAGAGTTTGTTATTGATGAAAAAGGAAATGTAACGAATGTGAATTCTTTAAGTAATGGAAACGCAACAGAAGACATGAAAAGAGCAGCTGAAAAAGCGGTTAAAAGAGTTCCTAAATTAATTCCAGCGCAACAAGGAAAGAAAAGTGTAAAAATAAAATATGTAATTCCAATTTCGTTTAAGATAAACTAA
- the deoC gene encoding deoxyribose-phosphate aldolase, whose product MKQYLDATYLKTAEQAGISSEENLEIVKSNILEAIDEGFKLIMIRPEFVSLAKELIVRANSKLTIGTVIDFPNGNNDLEYKINEAKQAIKNGVDDLDFVVDYEAFKNGEIDKVKHQILECTRLGLEHGKIVKWIIEVAALDSHQIVQLSAIIKNCVIANFKENNYENVFVKSSTGFYKTIDGLPNGATIETIKLMIENAFPLPVKAAGGVRNYQEALEMINLGVKRIGTSSAKAIANGKEAKTGY is encoded by the coding sequence ATGAAACAATATCTAGATGCAACTTATTTAAAAACAGCTGAACAAGCTGGTATTTCTAGTGAAGAAAATTTAGAAATTGTTAAGAGCAATATTCTTGAAGCAATAGACGAAGGTTTTAAATTAATTATGATTCGTCCGGAATTTGTTTCTTTAGCGAAGGAATTGATAGTTAGAGCAAACTCGAAACTTACTATTGGAACAGTAATTGATTTTCCAAATGGAAATAACGATTTAGAGTATAAGATAAATGAAGCGAAACAAGCCATAAAAAATGGAGTTGATGATTTAGATTTTGTTGTAGATTATGAAGCTTTTAAGAATGGAGAAATCGATAAGGTAAAACATCAGATTTTAGAATGTACAAGGCTAGGACTAGAGCACGGTAAAATTGTGAAATGGATTATAGAAGTTGCGGCTTTAGATAGTCATCAAATTGTACAGCTTTCAGCTATAATAAAAAACTGTGTAATAGCTAATTTTAAAGAGAATAACTATGAAAATGTATTTGTTAAGTCTTCTACTGGTTTTTATAAAACAATAGATGGTTTGCCAAATGGTGCAACAATAGAAACTATAAAATTAATGATTGAAAATGCATTTCCTTTGCCTGTAAAGGCTGCAGGAGGAGTAAGAAATTATCAAGAAGCACTCGAAATGATAAATTTAGGTGTAAAGAGAATCGGAACTTCATCAGCTAAGGCAATTGCAAACGGTAAAGAAGCGAAAACAGGTTATTAA
- a CDS encoding gliding motility protein RemB — translation MKKYSLIIVFFLSIIGYSQKKSETFPVFNECNEVEANGLEGCFYIALEQFVYDNFVMPQEIVDKDYKGEVIALFEVDTLGVFKVIYIDAISESLKKETKSVFDKLPKVKPATHSGKPTYSKYTLRIAIPLEDPSLKNKEELLESKRDKTNAKLIDNSKELDEFEAVSKAYTEFKNPNFSSDLNIAFSHQNYYNFEALMNQVGSNNHTATKPYSYNEVAKYYDFQAAQNEVLKEKTSWWGRKFWNENLVAIQGEGYWFSLNPILDLRGGKDLDSKLSNTFVNTRGLHVQGGLSKNLTFTSSIYESQGRFADYYNNYASSIRPSGGNPAIIPGIGIAKQFRTDAYDFPLAEANLKYKPSKMIDLQLGYGRNFIGDGYRSLLQSDATSPYPYFKINTTFWKIKYTNTYMWLKDVRPEVTSEGSYATKYMASHYLSYNVSKRLNIGLFENVVWSNTNDRGFDVNFVNPIIFYRAVEFSSSSKSGNAVLGATAKYKWNNQLNFYSQFLLDEFAIGDVKAGKKSWRNKFGYQIGLKYYDAFKIKNLMLQMEYNHVRPYVYSHSNPLTNYGHNNQSMGHAWGGNFKELVGIARYFKGRYYGEAKVTLGQRGLDLNTATDNFNYGGNIYLNYDDNRPFDTGVSVAQGNKVNIMIAQLQLGYVINPSSNMKLFGTALFRNFDPKIQTANTIKSNTTWLSVGLRADLFNWYFDY, via the coding sequence ATGAAAAAGTATAGTTTGATTATAGTGTTTTTTTTAAGTATCATTGGATATTCTCAAAAAAAATCAGAAACATTTCCTGTTTTTAATGAATGTAATGAGGTTGAGGCTAATGGCTTAGAAGGGTGCTTTTATATTGCTTTAGAGCAGTTTGTTTATGATAATTTTGTGATGCCACAAGAGATTGTAGATAAAGATTATAAAGGAGAAGTAATTGCGCTTTTTGAGGTTGATACTTTGGGTGTTTTTAAGGTTATCTATATAGACGCAATCTCGGAAAGTTTGAAGAAAGAAACGAAGAGTGTTTTTGATAAATTGCCAAAAGTAAAACCAGCAACACATTCAGGAAAGCCAACGTATTCAAAATATACATTAAGGATTGCTATTCCTTTAGAAGATCCGTCTTTAAAGAATAAAGAGGAATTGTTAGAAAGTAAAAGAGATAAGACAAATGCTAAATTAATTGATAACAGTAAAGAGTTAGATGAATTTGAGGCTGTGTCTAAGGCGTATACGGAATTCAAAAATCCGAATTTCTCAAGCGATTTGAATATAGCATTCTCACATCAGAATTATTATAATTTTGAAGCTCTAATGAATCAGGTTGGGAGTAATAATCATACAGCAACTAAGCCTTACTCTTATAATGAGGTCGCAAAATATTATGATTTTCAAGCAGCTCAAAATGAAGTTTTAAAAGAAAAAACCTCTTGGTGGGGAAGGAAATTTTGGAATGAAAATTTGGTTGCAATTCAAGGAGAAGGGTATTGGTTTAGTTTGAATCCTATTCTTGATTTAAGAGGAGGAAAGGATCTAGATAGTAAGTTGTCAAATACATTTGTAAATACTAGAGGTTTGCACGTGCAAGGTGGTTTGAGTAAAAACCTAACGTTTACTTCATCAATTTATGAAAGCCAAGGTCGTTTTGCAGACTATTATAATAATTATGCATCTAGTATACGGCCATCGGGCGGAAATCCAGCAATCATTCCAGGTATTGGAATAGCAAAGCAATTTAGAACAGATGCGTATGATTTTCCGTTAGCTGAAGCTAATTTAAAATATAAGCCAAGTAAAATGATTGATTTGCAATTGGGTTATGGAAGAAATTTTATTGGTGATGGATATCGATCTTTACTTCAAAGTGATGCGACAAGTCCGTATCCTTATTTTAAAATTAATACCACTTTTTGGAAAATAAAATACACAAACACTTATATGTGGTTGAAAGATGTACGTCCTGAAGTGACTTCTGAAGGGAGTTATGCGACTAAGTACATGGCGAGTCATTATTTGAGTTACAATGTTTCAAAAAGACTTAATATTGGTTTGTTTGAAAATGTAGTTTGGTCAAATACAAACGATAGGGGTTTCGATGTAAACTTCGTGAATCCAATTATTTTTTATAGAGCTGTAGAGTTTTCATCGTCATCGAAAAGTGGAAATGCAGTTTTAGGCGCAACAGCAAAATATAAATGGAACAATCAATTGAATTTTTATAGTCAATTTCTGTTAGATGAGTTTGCAATTGGAGATGTAAAAGCAGGAAAAAAGAGTTGGAGAAATAAGTTTGGCTATCAAATAGGATTGAAATATTACGATGCATTTAAAATTAAAAATTTAATGCTTCAAATGGAGTACAACCATGTAAGGCCATATGTGTACTCTCATAGTAATCCATTAACCAATTACGGTCACAATAATCAAAGTATGGGGCATGCTTGGGGAGGTAACTTTAAAGAGTTAGTTGGAATTGCTCGCTATTTCAAAGGGCGTTACTATGGCGAAGCTAAAGTGACTTTAGGGCAAAGAGGTTTGGATTTAAATACTGCGACAGATAACTTCAATTATGGAGGTAATATTTATTTGAATTATGATGATAATCGTCCTTTTGATACTGGTGTTTCAGTTGCTCAAGGAAATAAAGTGAACATTATGATTGCCCAGTTGCAGTTAGGATACGTTATAAACCCTTCTTCAAATATGAAACTTTTTGGGACAGCTTTGTTTCGTAATTTCGACCCTAAAATCCAAACAGCTAATACTATAAAATCAAATACAACTTGGCTTTCTGTAGGTTTAAGAGCAGATTTGTTTAATTGGTATTTCGATTATTAA
- the cyoE gene encoding heme o synthase: MDTLNQNISKPSLFSSFVAITKARLAISVVFSTVAGYLLGVESWNSQNWLTLLLLIIGGYCMVGASNVFNQIIEKDLDALMDRTKNRPLPSGTITKQNAFILGVALTVLGLGILYAVNAKTAMFGAISIFLYVSLYTPLKTMTPLSVFVGAFPGAIPYMLGWVAATGSFGIEAGTLFIIQFFWQFPHFWAIGWFLYDDYKKAGFFMLPTGKRDKKTALQIILYTIWMIIASVIPAFGYTGKLFLTKISAVIVVALGLWMLIYAFKLYKEMDAKAARKLMIVSVSYISLLQIVFILDKFLR, encoded by the coding sequence TTGGATACTTTAAATCAAAATATTTCTAAACCTTCACTCTTTTCAAGTTTTGTAGCTATTACAAAAGCTAGATTGGCTATAAGTGTTGTTTTTTCTACAGTTGCTGGTTATCTGTTAGGAGTTGAGTCATGGAATAGTCAAAATTGGCTAACACTTTTGTTGTTGATAATTGGTGGGTATTGTATGGTTGGAGCTTCAAACGTTTTTAATCAAATTATAGAAAAAGATTTAGATGCGTTAATGGATAGAACTAAAAACCGTCCATTACCTTCTGGTACAATTACAAAACAAAATGCATTTATATTAGGAGTAGCTTTAACGGTACTCGGATTAGGGATATTGTATGCGGTAAACGCAAAAACAGCAATGTTTGGTGCAATTTCTATCTTTCTTTATGTAAGTTTGTACACTCCTTTAAAGACAATGACACCTTTGTCTGTATTTGTAGGAGCATTTCCAGGTGCTATACCTTATATGTTAGGGTGGGTAGCTGCAACAGGAAGTTTTGGAATCGAAGCGGGAACGCTTTTTATAATCCAATTCTTTTGGCAGTTTCCGCATTTTTGGGCTATAGGTTGGTTCTTGTATGACGATTATAAAAAAGCTGGTTTTTTTATGTTACCAACAGGTAAAAGAGATAAAAAAACAGCATTACAAATAATATTATATACAATTTGGATGATTATAGCATCTGTTATTCCTGCTTTTGGGTATACAGGTAAACTTTTTTTAACAAAAATTTCTGCTGTAATTGTTGTTGCTCTTGGACTGTGGATGTTGATTTATGCATTTAAACTGTATAAAGAAATGGATGCGAAAGCAGCAAGAAAACTAATGATAGTAAGTGTTTCTTATATATCATTATTACAAATTGTGTTTATTTTGGATAAATTTTTAAGATAA
- a CDS encoding cytochrome c oxidase subunit 3, translating to METDITFEEQYIKKSKTYKMLLIFGMISILMIFAGLTSAYVVSKSRPDWLTDFQLPLAFLLSTLVMIGSSVTFIVALKAMKKNNRQLTMIMLVTTLVLGFIFVFLQFKGFEQVINDGYFFTGSESNVTTSFLYIVVLVHMAHLLGGFISLLVVIYNHYKQKYNASQTLGIELSGMYWHFMDFIWVYLFLFFYFFK from the coding sequence ATGGAAACAGATATTACATTTGAAGAACAATATATCAAAAAGTCGAAAACATATAAAATGTTATTGATTTTTGGAATGATAAGTATATTGATGATTTTTGCAGGATTAACAAGTGCCTACGTAGTTAGTAAATCAAGACCAGATTGGTTAACGGATTTTCAATTACCATTAGCCTTTTTGTTAAGTACACTTGTAATGATTGGAAGTAGTGTTACGTTTATAGTGGCATTAAAAGCAATGAAAAAGAATAATCGTCAATTGACAATGATTATGCTTGTTACAACCTTAGTTTTGGGATTTATTTTCGTTTTTCTACAATTCAAAGGATTCGAACAAGTAATAAATGATGGTTATTTCTTCACAGGAAGTGAAAGCAATGTTACAACTTCGTTTTTATATATTGTCGTATTAGTACATATGGCTCACCTCTTAGGAGGATTTATTTCATTACTTGTTGTAATTTATAATCATTATAAACAAAAATATAATGCCTCACAAACCCTTGGTATAGAGTTAAGTGGGATGTATTGGCATTTTATGGATTTTATTTGGGTATATTTGTTTTTATTTTTCTATTTTTTCAAATAG
- a CDS encoding cytochrome c oxidase subunit 3, which translates to MGATVTNDDHALLDGGPGPMGVTYGKMMMWFFILSDALTFSGFLAAYGFSRFKFIETWPIADEVFNHFPFAHGKDWPMIYVALMTFILIFSSVTMVLAVDAGHQLKKSKVAFYMFLTIIGGFIFLGSQAWEWKNFIKGEFGAVETTGGSILQFVDNKGERVALHSFAKVLPEEREQLQRDKGFWFMDEASLPSYSVNEVIEGFKANPNLLIRSEVIVDKKKQVLTREASLARIQDAKYVVEGANLIRNEYGHKTFANFFFFITGFHGFHVFTGVLINIIIFFNVILGTYEKRRSYEMVEKVGLYWHFVDLVWVFVFTFFYLV; encoded by the coding sequence ATGGGAGCGACAGTTACAAATGACGATCACGCTTTGCTAGATGGAGGACCAGGACCAATGGGTGTAACCTATGGTAAAATGATGATGTGGTTTTTTATACTATCAGATGCTTTAACATTCTCAGGATTCCTTGCAGCGTACGGGTTTTCTAGGTTTAAGTTTATAGAAACTTGGCCTATTGCAGATGAAGTGTTTAATCACTTTCCTTTTGCACATGGTAAAGATTGGCCAATGATTTACGTGGCATTAATGACTTTTATTTTGATATTTTCATCTGTTACTATGGTATTAGCTGTAGATGCAGGACATCAATTGAAAAAATCGAAAGTAGCCTTTTATATGTTTTTAACTATAATTGGTGGTTTTATTTTCTTAGGTTCACAAGCTTGGGAGTGGAAAAACTTTATCAAAGGAGAATTTGGTGCTGTTGAAACTACAGGTGGTTCAATTCTGCAATTCGTTGACAATAAGGGAGAAAGAGTTGCATTGCATTCATTTGCTAAAGTATTGCCAGAGGAAAGGGAACAATTACAAAGAGATAAAGGTTTTTGGTTTATGGATGAGGCTTCATTGCCATCATACTCAGTAAATGAAGTAATTGAAGGTTTCAAAGCAAATCCTAATTTACTTATTAGATCAGAAGTTATTGTAGATAAAAAGAAGCAAGTGCTTACAAGAGAAGCTTCTTTAGCAAGAATCCAAGATGCCAAATATGTTGTAGAAGGAGCTAATTTAATTAGAAACGAATACGGACATAAAACTTTTGCTAATTTCTTCTTCTTTATTACTGGTTTCCACGGATTCCACGTTTTTACAGGAGTTTTGATTAATATTATTATTTTCTTTAATGTTATCTTAGGTACATACGAGAAGAGAAGAAGTTATGAAATGGTTGAAAAAGTTGGATTATACTGGCACTTTGTAGATTTAGTTTGGGTATTCGTATTCACATTCTTCTACTTAGTATAA
- a CDS encoding cytochrome C oxidase subunit IV family protein has protein sequence MAHAHESNTKRIWVVFGLLSLITMVEVILGIYKPDALFKTNVLSSSILNWIFIILTLVKAYYIMWAFMHLEGEKASLRWSIVAPLVFLIIYLCFIVLIEADYVFEVFKHGHFKWIF, from the coding sequence ATGGCACACGCACACGAATCAAATACAAAGAGAATCTGGGTAGTTTTTGGATTACTTTCATTAATTACAATGGTCGAAGTTATATTGGGTATCTATAAGCCAGATGCGCTTTTTAAAACAAATGTTTTATCTAGTAGTATATTGAACTGGATATTTATTATTCTAACATTAGTAAAAGCATATTACATTATGTGGGCTTTTATGCACTTAGAAGGTGAAAAAGCTAGTTTAAGATGGTCAATTGTAGCACCATTAGTGTTTTTAATTATTTATTTATGTTTTATCGTTTTAATAGAAGCGGATTATGTATTTGAAGTATTTAAACACGGACATTTCAAATGGATATTTTAA
- a CDS encoding SCO family protein: MKNKSYIGISFIILIFGIWSVPKIITKFKKSDLHLIGKVPAFELTDQNNKKISDKDYLGKVYVVEFFFSTCPTICPKMNENMLLLQDEFYGNPKFGIASITINPEHDTSEVLKKHAEELGVKHYNWHMLTGDKTYIFDLAKKGFNMYAGENKNVSGGFEHSGMFALVDKEGNIRCRKDAFENPILYYDGLEEEGVQAIKEDIKKLLEE; encoded by the coding sequence ATGAAAAATAAATCATATATAGGAATTTCATTTATAATTTTGATATTTGGAATTTGGTCAGTTCCAAAAATTATTACAAAATTTAAAAAATCAGATTTGCATTTAATTGGGAAAGTTCCTGCTTTTGAATTAACTGATCAAAATAATAAAAAAATTTCAGACAAAGACTATTTAGGTAAAGTGTATGTAGTAGAGTTTTTCTTTTCTACATGTCCAACAATTTGTCCAAAGATGAATGAAAACATGTTGTTGTTGCAAGATGAATTCTATGGAAATCCGAAGTTTGGAATTGCTTCTATAACAATAAATCCTGAGCATGATACTTCAGAAGTTTTAAAAAAGCATGCTGAAGAGTTGGGTGTGAAGCATTATAATTGGCATATGTTAACAGGAGATAAAACGTATATTTTTGACTTAGCCAAAAAAGGTTTTAACATGTATGCTGGAGAGAACAAGAATGTATCGGGTGGTTTTGAACATTCTGGAATGTTTGCTTTAGTAGATAAAGAGGGGAATATTAGATGTAGAAAAGATGCATTCGAAAATCCTATTTTGTATTATGATGGATTAGAAGAAGAAGGTGTTCAAGCAATAAAAGAAGATATCAAAAAATTATTAGAAGAGTAA
- a CDS encoding DUF420 domain-containing protein → MENNIETKYNKLITILSIVIPLAVAALFGVSFKRLGLDVEPFAFLPPIYATINGITAILLVVGVLAIKNGKRKLHENLMKSAIACSIAFLLMYVAYHMSSESTSYLGDYKPLYYVILISHIILSIAIIPLVLITYVKALAQRFDKHKKIAKITFPIWLYVAITGVIVYLMISPYYVK, encoded by the coding sequence ATGGAAAATAATATTGAAACAAAGTACAATAAGTTAATCACTATTTTGTCTATAGTAATTCCTTTGGCAGTAGCAGCACTTTTTGGTGTTAGTTTTAAACGCTTAGGATTAGATGTAGAACCTTTTGCTTTTTTACCGCCTATTTACGCTACAATTAACGGGATTACAGCTATTCTTTTAGTTGTTGGGGTTCTTGCTATTAAAAACGGAAAAAGAAAGCTGCATGAAAACTTAATGAAGAGTGCGATTGCATGTTCAATTGCTTTTTTGTTAATGTATGTTGCTTATCATATGTCGTCTGAGTCAACTTCATATTTAGGAGATTATAAACCTTTATATTATGTTATTTTAATCTCACATATCATTTTGTCAATTGCAATTATACCATTAGTCTTGATTACTTATGTGAAAGCATTAGCACAAAGATTTGATAAACATAAAAAAATAGCTAAAATTACGTTTCCAATTTGGTTATATGTTGCTATTACAGGAGTGATTGTTTATTTAATGATTTCGCCGTATTATGTTAAATAA
- a CDS encoding DUF4403 family protein, which produces MKYILCLLFAISFLLLFFSCGTTKKIEALKPTSLDDNPVVFKNKTSFISLPTEISLKDIETILNKNMKGLIYEDDNIEDDKTEMKIWKTSAIQLSEKNGEIISEIPLKIWAKVKYGTDFMGLNDTREINLNGKITLNSKAHLYNWKLTTKSSIKDFEWSESPNIIVAGKKIPITYIINPTVSLFKKKIAKMIDDAIDTSCDFKPMVLETMEKISTPFLTNDDYEAWFKLTPIELYVTEAVLKNNKIKMEMGLKCNMQTMIGKEPKNTFDKNNLVLKPVGKIPNQFTVAVAAISTYESASKVITKNFQGQEFGSGSKKVTVQKVDIWQNDNKLIIALDLLGTINGTIYLSGIPQFNPENKEIYFEQLDYILNTKSVLLKSANWLAQGTILRKIQKNCRYSIQENLNEGKVNMEKYLHNYSPMKGVTINGSMSDFEFEKVELTDKAIIAFITTGGQMKINIDGME; this is translated from the coding sequence ATGAAATATATTCTTTGTTTACTTTTTGCCATTTCTTTTTTATTATTATTCTTTTCTTGTGGTACAACAAAAAAAATAGAAGCCTTAAAACCAACATCTTTAGATGACAACCCTGTTGTTTTTAAAAACAAAACTTCATTTATCTCTTTACCAACTGAAATCTCCCTAAAAGATATTGAAACCATTTTAAATAAAAACATGAAAGGTTTAATATATGAGGATGACAACATTGAAGATGACAAAACAGAAATGAAAATTTGGAAAACATCCGCTATTCAATTGTCTGAAAAAAATGGCGAAATTATTTCGGAAATTCCATTGAAAATATGGGCAAAAGTAAAATACGGTACCGATTTTATGGGTTTAAATGATACTCGTGAGATTAATTTAAATGGTAAAATCACACTAAATAGCAAAGCGCATTTATACAATTGGAAATTAACCACCAAATCATCAATAAAAGATTTTGAATGGAGCGAGAGTCCGAATATTATTGTTGCTGGTAAAAAAATTCCAATCACTTATATTATTAATCCGACAGTTTCCCTTTTTAAGAAAAAAATTGCTAAAATGATAGACGATGCTATCGACACTTCTTGCGATTTCAAACCCATGGTTCTTGAAACTATGGAAAAGATAAGCACTCCTTTTTTAACTAACGATGACTATGAGGCTTGGTTCAAACTTACCCCAATAGAATTATATGTTACTGAAGCTGTATTAAAAAATAACAAAATTAAAATGGAAATGGGTTTAAAGTGCAACATGCAAACCATGATTGGAAAAGAGCCTAAGAACACTTTTGATAAGAACAACCTTGTCTTAAAACCAGTTGGCAAAATTCCAAACCAATTCACAGTTGCTGTTGCTGCAATTTCTACCTATGAAAGTGCTTCAAAAGTAATCACAAAAAACTTTCAAGGACAAGAATTTGGCTCTGGTAGTAAAAAAGTAACCGTTCAAAAAGTTGATATTTGGCAAAATGATAATAAACTTATTATTGCTCTTGATCTATTAGGAACCATAAATGGAACAATCTATCTTTCTGGAATTCCACAATTCAATCCCGAAAACAAAGAAATATATTTTGAACAATTAGATTATATTTTAAATACCAAAAGCGTTTTGTTAAAATCTGCAAACTGGTTAGCACAAGGAACTATTTTAAGAAAGATTCAGAAAAACTGTCGCTATTCGATTCAGGAAAATTTAAATGAAGGAAAAGTGAATATGGAAAAATATTTACATAATTACTCACCAATGAAAGGAGTTACAATAAATGGCTCTATGAGTGATTTTGAATTTGAAAAAGTAGAATTAACAGATAAAGCTATCATTGCATTTATTACTACTGGCGGACAAATGAAAATTAACATTGACGGCATGGAATAG